The segment gtcgtaaaaattaaatagaacttGAATTAGGTTAACAACGCCACCTATTGGAATTAAATGACATCCCTTACAAACCATTTTGACCATCTACTTCCAAGGTGAACTAATCATAGTTCCGCCATTTTGTAAAAGATggcataaaaaacaaaaaggaaaactaataattttaacaatttaaggATAAAgactaaaaattaatcaattaaactATATTCCCTCaacattttagaaaataaaattttgtttaagttcTTTTACAGGTCTAGGTCTTCAACACAACATATTCTTATCAAAAGGTACAACAACAACAtgtgagtaataaaaaatattatttttaacattagcTCACACTTAACTAGCATTTTGTAGTGCCTACACATCAAAGACTCAGTTTCCACTTTTTTTAAGTTGTCTACGGTTTCTAGATTGTCTCGAATAATAGACAATTGACAGGTAATGCTGATGTCAACAGTCAAATGTACTGAATGTATTGCAGTGTGGCCTTAAATTTGGACTCAATAGTCAATACAATCTTTCTACTCTATATGATTAATAAGTGACACCCGGTAATCACACCTTGTTAACATGCCTTTAGAGTCAGAACTATCTTTTCGCGGGAACGATCCTGGCGCAGCTAAATATGGCAactttataaactattatacTTTCCATAGTTGCAAAGAAAGGACTGATAATTTGAGAGCGTCTATGTTTCCAAATGTAAcagatgaaattattttatgcttAGACATCGGTTGCAATACAGGAGAATTAACGGTTGAATTGTTTTCAACATTAACGAAGACATATCCCaaatcagaaataaaaatcttagcAGTAGACATTGATCCGACATTAATACACAGGGCTCAAGAAATGTTTAATCATAAcagtaatataacttttatgacTTTGGACATATTGAACGATGGACATAATGCGCTTCAGACGTTTTTGTGTTCTcacaataaaaagttatttgacataattttctgtttttcgGTAACTATGTGGATACATATTAACTCTGGCGATGATGCACTCTGTGCCTTTTTATTGCTccttaaagaaaaaacaaggTGTATTATAATAGAGCCACAACCATGGAAATGTTACAAGAACGCACAAAGGAGAATGAAGAGATCCGGcagttattttgaattattcgAAACATTACAGATAAGAGATAATGTTGATAAAGTGATCGAAGAAATTTTAGTAAATggaaacttttataaagtatatgaaTCCCCATCATCTTCTTGgaatagaaaaatacaaagttatcatttaaataaatcataaacaaaaccttcttttattatatttacactgTTGGAGATTATAACAACCCTAACCTACAAAGTCGTAGAAAAggctgaaaatttttatatataattgtaaacatTGCAAAGCTTATTACAATAATCAGCCTGAAAACCCTATCATTCTGATGATACTTCAAGTCATAACATCTTCATTGCCAGCTTCAAACTCCAGCTTTACTTCACTTCCAATTCCCTCAACATCCATTTCAGACTCAGGAGCATTTAACATGTTTAGAGTTacctgaaaatattagtaattcTAAATATCTCTCAGAAGAATCTATACTTTAgaatgcaataaatatttatctctgCACTATAATCAAATCTTAGTTTACTCTTAACATTAGATTtgacaaaataagaaaatataaaaccgaAACAGAgtaatctaaattaaataagacacaaacatatatatttgactgCAAAAACATCTTTAACTTACTTGATTAGAACCAGAGGTGGACAGAGATCCTAATCGCTCATCTTGAGCTTTTCGTTTAACTGGTGTTTTAGATTGAGaacttaaaacaaacaaaaagatattaaagcaCTTTGAGTGtggtttataattaatatatcgtTATTATTACTCTCCGccaattaacatattttctgAGTGatcgaaatttatttataccttgATGGTTCTGTCATTGGATGTAACATCATAGTCATTTCTGCCAATTTGTTAAAAGCTGCTCCAGCTTCAGTAAATATTTCACCCACCTGAGTATAAAcaaccttataaataaaagcataaaaaatttatacaatttttaaaatgaaaacctaaataaattaaccttAGCAGCagaattattcatattttgataGGAATTTATAGACGTTTCCAATTCTTACTACactatatattcaatattttctttctctttatattcaatattaaaattttaaataaaagggtTGTTATCCTACGTCAATTTtgaagttttattacattgaacAAAATAATCGAAATGTCAAGGCACCACTGTTTGTCACTTTGTTACGTTACCTATTTTGttcaatgtaataattatttttagttttaaaatttattcaactcATCCATtgatttactatattttaattccgaattcatattattttcctatttttttcattcatattcatatttttttatttttataactcgcacaaatgtatttaaattatatttatatatattcttattgtaATACACAACGAATTCATGTACTAGTCTCCTTATTGATttgtaataatgattttatttaagcaaaaatttaatatgcctGTATCATTCAGATGATTAAGTgtcaaatcaaatttaaatgacaacaACCAAAACAACGTGCGTTATATTTGTTTCCACTTATTATAAGCTttcatgaattattataacgCTTAtactgatataatatttaaagagaatGTATCCTGAATCCATCCATACAAATTTGAGCAGACCTCATACACCTTGGAATCAAAATGGACCACAGGGACAGTATTATAAGGGAAATAACCCTGGCCAGGCTAGGTGGCAACAACGGAGTACGAATACCTTCCAAAatgaagaattaaaattttggtgTGAAACCTGTGATAAAGGCTTCAGATTCGCCAATCATCTGGAAAATCATAAACTTCAACACCAAGTAAGTAAGAATGTTACtacttaaacaaaatttattttcaagaagTATTATCAgtgtttatgttattaatcttaaaataatttttaaagtccCTTTTTACccttatctttaattattaaacaaaatttcaaatatttttttatatccttgATACACTTGTACCCtctgtattttttctttgttattattattaggcGTTATTGttcatcaatatataaatattaatacaaattattacagaAATGTAACATAGATGGTTGTCAGTACGTAGCTCATCCAAAAGTTATTACAAGACACATTCAAATGCAACATTCCAGTGGtttgtttaaaaagatatcaaaattaaataacccagaggaaataaaaaaatggagGGAAGAAAGAAGGATGAAATACccaacaaaagaaaatattgagaaGAAAAAAGCTGAAATTAATGAGAGAATTAAAAGAGGTGAAAAAATGGGATTGAGACATGAAAAAGGCAAGAAGAGAAGTGACAAAAAAGGTACttatgatttcaatatttaatctaagtttgtgtaaattattaaatatgttaaattaatgaatatattattttttaatattacatgataattattacagattttgcaaataaaagaaaacaaaacgtAGCAGGACCAAAAGTCAATGgtaagaaaagaaaatgtaaatttgaTGTGACAAAACAACATGagcaaaataagaaaatatgtaaagaaatGCCTCCTACAGAAGAAAAAAGAACATTAAAACCATTTGCCGGCATTCGGCTCTTATATGAAGATGAGCAAGAAGAGATTACAGAGGTAACAACAAATTCTCTTATAGAAGATGTTGATGAATTTGTAGAAAAAATTGtagaaaacaaagaaaagaaATCTGAACCTACAATATGTGGGGCTTTAACATCTTTGATGTGCCAATACGGCTCTTCTGATGAAGAAGAATTCATAGAACataacacaaaattaatatcaaatcatAACATTGAATCTGCAAGTACAACAATGATCGAAAACAATATTGATAGCAAATTAAATGGCAATACTAAACTGAATATGGATAAAAACAATCCAAATGaaacatttacaaacaaagaaaaagtCCTGGAGAGTGATAACGACAGTGGGCCAGAAGAAATGAGCATAGTAAAGAATGAAAATAGTACAGTACCTATCCAAACCAAAACAAAAAGCAAAgccaagaataaaaaaaataatttgccaAAACCCAACCAATCTAGACACATGAATTCAGttcaaaagaaaagaaaactcCCTTCAACCCTCTTAGAAAAATTACTACACAAGGAAATACACAATGAAAGAAACATAATTCTTCAATGCATTAGACATATAGTTGATAACAACTTTTttgataatcaaaaataaaattattatatactttatatacttCTATATCTTTTCAACTATAGTGatagttattaaatactttatactttAACACATTCATTAACTATCcccaatatattaatacagttGTGGTGGCCTAGAGGTCAAAGGCCCGCCTCTAGTGCTTGAGGTTGTGTATTTTAAACCTTGAAAGTACTAAAgtgaatttttcttaattatatgtactttctaaaagacaccactgacagacggagGAGGAAAACTTCGTGAGGAAACCTTGAGTTATAATTTCaagttataagtttgaaattgcCAATCCTTGTGCAAGAGTAATGATTAATGCCCTAAcattctccatgtgagaagaggcctttgctcagctgTAGGCAccaataggctgatgatgacgataaatatatgaacacaAACAGTacttttattagttataacatATTGTGTACAATGTATGTCATTTCTGGAATATGACAATAATTTGATACtgactttatatattacttttgttattggATAGTGTAGaatgtaacaatataaaaataaattaaacttaaggACTACTTCTATAAATTAAGGAATTGTAAGTGCCTGATATTATATATGGAAACCAAAAATGTAATACCACCTCATTACAAATTAATCATTGAGTATACATATATCCTTTATTTAAAGGCTATAACTATACTATTCTTTTATCGTTTACTCTAGACTCCTAGAGCGAAGTGTTATTAAACATGttcatataatacaaacactatttcttttcatataaaaaaacgattgttaatttttttttctaataaattatttgtgggAAAAACGCAGAAACTAGTGGAAATCGTAAGAATCtactattttaacaaaacaaaattttgaattgaaaCTTTACGATCCacgatatttgttttacaataattcATTGTATCACATTACAGTTCCTTATTGCGATTTTTAGTCCATCAAAACATGACTATCACCTCCGAGGAAACTGATGGTCTTGTAAGTTTTAGCTTCGCACTACTAGGAGGAACCTACAAggaattttacttttactttgtTTAAGTACTAGTATTACAAAATCagacgtcaagccttactttattattaaagcggcttcggattggactttaATGATGGACACGTATGAAAAGCAATACAAGATCCTAGAgaatatttgtgcgtcggcctccagaccggacatatttttatattcgcgaattttaaagcgcgttatACTAATAGAgccacggttccttgggaaaccaacatccccaaagaccatgccatgaaggtcaataagtattacgagcttactaacgaactcaccgagaatatgttcgttgtaaatttgtacgcgtagaagtaggagcgagaggtataacagccaaatctctctacaacctgctaaaagacttaggcctgccaagaactaacatcagttcattcttggaacgtgcgtcgaagccagccctagcaggttcgtttcatatttggttaggtagagagaggagcttgaacAGTGggggtgagcgtttaacgcgcgttagataggggccccttaaacctacacctgggtcgcaagtccctggcactgttgaagctcctctccctgcaacgcgatggacccggcacccgcacggtgaatccaaggaatgctgagaggttttgtCTCTCTGTAATTAGGACCAAGCATATCATCTTGGTTCATTTACTCTCTTCACATATTGCATCATCTTCCTCACCCCACATTTATCGCTCGCTTGTACCTAGACTACCGACGCGTATCAGAAAAAATCCCTAggatgttaataaattattactaatgatttatatattgttttacaaaatgtaGTTTTCCAGTTATTATAACGATCACTTTCTTTCCCCATACCTATTACATCCGTGTAACAGTAAAAAGATAAATGCTTACGTCAGTATTTTAACTTGTCTAAAGTATCGATTGATACTATAATTGTTAGCTAAGTGGGTATAAATCACTACTGCAGAGCGAGTAACATAAACACGTTCCATAGAAAAAACTGATAGGTTTCCATCGATAAAAAACGATTGTTCGAGTAGattcaaatttgttttttaatgttcagcgttactttCAGTAATGTTCTATAGATTCTAGaaaatggctgaagccagtatttatactttttaaatcccaGTTGATAGTTAAATTGtcagtcataaaataattcttaatattatagtatattataaatagtatggCACGGATGGCACCACTTTTAACTGTAACTAAtgagtaaatattattgaacttTAGTAAACAACAGAGTGCTTAACGATAAATTTACGTTATTTTCTCAATTCTAGggatatatatgtacaaataaaaactaacgaattatattacaactttatttataagccCAGCAGTCTAAGACTGAGCTGCAGCCGGTGCAGCTGCATTGGCGGCATCTTCGCGAACGCGATCCTTCTTGAGCGTGCCCATGAACGCGGCCTTGTCAGCCGGCGTCTGGAAGCGACCGTGACCAAACTTAGACGCGGTGTCAATGAACTTGAGGTTGATCTTCTCAAGAGCTGCCCTCTTCGTGTGGACGCGGAGTGActaaaagaaaagtttaaatgttttaaattttaaaaaattacctgAGCACttaagatacaaaaatataatctacagctgttttgaattttatataataaaaaaaacagtaaagaACTTCAGTTCCTAttctcaaatttaaatatagacttgattataattaaatctcaCTTTTCTTAAGGTGATAACGCGCTTCTTGGGACCCATGCAGCAACCCTTGATCATGATGAAGTCATTGTTAACTTCTCCATAGTGAGGGAAACCACCCATAGGTGTAATAGACTTCTCTGACAAGTCATATTCAGTGGATGCATTGTTTTTAATGACCTTTCCGTCCTTGGTGTGAATAcctataaattatgtttatatattagagAAAACTgcaaattatatgtaacaaattttgtttgaaacgtaatataaccaaaaaataacatcaaatCTATTGACAGACTGTATCTATaggttaattaatttaaatagatttcattACCTTGTCCAATTCTGTAGATCTTCTTGTTCATTTCAGTGCGGTGGTGATAGCCCTTTTGACCAGCACGAGCCACAGTGAATGAAACTCTTGAGGGATGCCACGCTCCAATACAAGCGACCTTACGCAGACCCTTGTGGGTCTTACGCGGCAACTTCTTTGTGTGCCAACGGGAGGTGACacctataaaaatttataataattacttagtaACAACCAAATCAGATTCGAAAGCCGATATGacttcaacaaatatatagaACGAGCAACATTGCAACTTTGATTGAAAATTGGTAATAAActactgtttaaataaatataacagtataTTGTGGTGTATTTACCTTTGTATCCCTTTCCTTTAGTCACACCGATGCAGTCAATCATCTCATCCTGAGCAAAAACAGAGTCAATTGGAATAGGCTTCTCCAAATGTTCTCTGGCCCAATTAACTTTGTCTTCAATAGACCCACCGTTAACTTGGATTTCCATGATATGGGCCTTCTTTTGACGCTGCTTCAACAGCTTCATTTGAGTGTGTGCAATAACTCTGATTACACTACAGTAACGGATCATTTTCTTGAAGTCCTTTTCAATGGATTTACGTCCAAGCTCATCCTGCCATTTCTTGCTGGACTTGGTGAAGGCCTTCTTCTTACACTTATACCTGATTTGATCACAAAGTTATGCTATGCTGCAAGAAATACCAAGCAGCCTCATCGTTGAGCGGAGACCACTAGGCAAAATATGCATGGAGCATATTCATTTAACTCTCATCCAGCGATAGGAGAGCTTTAGTAgatttattagtataaatttataaggaaTTACATGTAAAAAGTTTAGAAGTAAATCTAGAAAAATTTACCAGTTCTTGTAGAAGCGACGACGGCAGTCCTCGGACATATGTTCAGCCCAAACCGTCAGGAGAGCGCGGAGACCATGTGGAGTCTCGATGTAACCGACAACACCAACACAGACCATCGGAGGAGTTTCAATGATTGTCACAGCCTCCACAATCTCCTTCTTGTTAATctctataaaaagaaaatacaatcatatacattataaaagacTTTGGGCGGGATAACagaatttaagtaaaaacaaGTTGCACCGTATGGAATGAAAGGGTATCaatcatttcatatatttctaaacTAAAATGTTAAACAATCTTCGGACCTTTTCGTTTGTAAAACGtatgttaaaagtaataaaatataaaaggaaatgGCTAATTTAATATCGAGCAACAgcaaataatactaattaaataaaaaactaccaCTTACTTGAACCAGGACGGTCGGGTTCACGGACCACGTGGGTCATACCAGCCTTATAACCAATGAAGGCTGTAAGATGTACCGGCTTGCTGGCATCATCCTTGGGGAAGGCCTTAACCTTACCACGATGACGACGGGACCTTTTCTTGGGATAGAATCCCATGGACCCATGGCGAGGTGCCGAGAATTTCCTGTGCGACTGAAAGGATCGTCTTTTAAGATttgttcaaattttaaaatatataagactaATCATAACAAGTTTCAGACCGCCCTAGTAAAGTATCTTCACTTTCATTCAGGTTCTAACCGTATAAAAAGCATAACATGATCATCATCAAGATTCAATTATGAAGGTTtacaaaaggaaaaatataacaaaattaataaataatttcccaTAACGCATCATAGAAAAGACGCAATCAGTTATATTTGGTAAGGATGGCAAATATAACTTGagattttatacatatgtggGACGACTTACCATGTTGGTTAACTGTCGCGGCAAAAATGGCCGAGTTGTAGAAAAGTCACTAAAGTCATGAAATCAATTGAAGTGTTGCCATTTACGTTGTCTGTTACTATATGCATTAAccgaagataaaaatattagaaatataataatttacctaACTTTTAGgcaacatatatttaaattatttaaaataattttatcaattaaagaTAACATGTGTCAAAAAGgagtttgaataaaataatgtataataactttCTAAGATCGgtccttaaatatattagattgatataaaaataataacgttacacagtatttaaaagaaaataacttttttctgtatggtaaaaatattgtctataaTGTTTTGGTTATCAAGTGTATTAATCTGTCAGATTATAGATgtcatttgtttgttataaatacgtaCTAGTACTTAGTACGTTCTACAGAACTAGAAAACATATAATGGTAATTGTCATTGATCTCATTTTAACtccagataaataaataaatactattttttgtgttaataCAAACCTCACTGTTAAAATGGCGGGGCCTATTGAAAGAATTCAAGTTCTAGATGAAATTGAAAAGGACATAATAACATGCTTACAATGTGCAGGTATCCAGTTCTTTAATGATATTGTTGTATTCACGTTTTGAATTGACTTCTACATCaacctttatttttaattttgatattgtgTTTATTGCAGCTCAGGCTCTATTGGAACTTGGTAAAGAGAAATCGAGTCAAAAGCAGGCTGAGAGTAACACATCGCAATTTCTAAGAACCCTTAGTCAAGTGGAATCAAAATTGAGTGATCAGATCAATTATCTAACCCAAGTTTCTACAGGACAGCCACATGAGGGTTCTGGGTATGCTTCACAGAAAGTGCTACAAATGGCCTGGCATCGACTAGAGCATGTTAGGTCCTGGGTTAATGAGCTGGAAAGACTTAAGGCTTCTCATATGGCAGCCTCATCTAGATCAAATAGCAATATGACTTCCTCAGGCACTAGTACACAGTAGTATAGTTACACTGAtaacatgaaataaagtttaaaataataatctttcctcagtttaagtatatattaatgagaaataaacattcatgtgttttatttcaatataccggttcattacaattcatttaaaaaataaagactgAAGAATTAATTCACACAAGCAAGATTTGAAACTggaatatttagaatatcaCGTTATAATTGCTTTAATTACTATTGTGTCATGTCCGAGTttgtgaattattaaatttttcttctatacttagataaattttaattatctattatctcaatattaattcaatgataaataaaaaattcttttatgctttaatattaaatgaatgtctattaattacaatattttgccTAAActtccaatttttttattaaatctaatttagaaacacaaaaataaaactccaTATGCtggtaacaaaaattttattgtgttataaatgGGAAATATTTTGgcaatgaaatgaaattaatttgaattaagcAATGATTCCATCAATTGTCATAGTGCCATGTATTTAATGAAGGTTGATTAATACAAAGAGTGGCATTTAATGCTATGAGATCACAGCGGAAACCACTTAACtgaaaaacatacattaagaatacaatatttaaatttgaataaatcttaatgtgaaataatacCATTATCACAAAACAGGAATAGTGTATAAAATGCTTCTCTGATAACTATTACTGCTGGTTGAAAATGCTTTTACATTAGCTatacatcaataaaataacaaattgatctaatacatacatttataaattaaattaaatatctcacgcacatgaatataaacaatgaaacTATGTGATGATGCTAGAGGTCCTTTCGCAAAGTAACCATGTCGATGTAAAGCTTAATCAAGCTTTTTAGAATAATGGTTCAGTTATCTATCTGCCCATTTGGCAAGCAGAAATCACTCCTCTTTTCAGCTGCGCTGGTTAGCATTTGCCGTTCTGAATTTTTCTATGTCATCTAATGATTTCTTAGCTTTGGATGATATATCGTCCATTGATCTTCTGGCAGTTGTTGTGATGTCATCGAGTGACTTTTTTGTCTGGTGAAGCAATTCATCGGTGCTCTTGCATGCTGAGTTTGCCAATTCTTTGATTTCAGAGTCCAGTTTACCAATCACCCATTCAATAGCTTGACGCCCTTTACCAGCATTcagtgatattttatttgctaatAAATCTTCCATGTAGCTGCTAAGTGGTACACcctagaataaaaattatgttactatgtaaatgaattaaaaaacactTAATAATCACGGTTTCTGGAATGTGGCAtagcattaataaataaaaatcactattgaaccaaaaactttatttgcGAAATAACttgttagcaaaaaaaaatctaaaattttgcaattttattttcaaaattgtttttctcaTGTGGCATATTACGAATACCAAAatcatataattcaataaagaaaatggttttatagttggaaaatttcaaaaaaatccagaaactaaaattttcgGATATTTCTacgagatatttattattttacaactacatatataatccagacatttcggttacttcgctgcaagcgtgatcacgggcagttaagatgaaagtgtctgtcagtAAGTATTgtcatttgtaaaattaaaaaatcgttggcaaacaatttttctaaaaatatcattcataCCTAATGATTTCAAATCTTTGTAACATGGATCGattattgtgtttttgttttttattagcaCCTAATTCATTTAACTTTGTGCAGTCCTTTTTATAGTGGgcagattataatttttaaacgtgTATGAGGAATAACACGTGAAATAACTCGTATAATGATTATGTTGGTATATTGATAATTTGATAAGAACTCATTATCAAGTTACTTTGTAAAAACGAAAGATTATCATATTTCAACTACTAATTTTCCAGTTACTgtccattaataaaattagaacaGAATAGCAATAAAGGATTAGCTTACATTATTACTCagttaagtaataaaagtcAATTAGTCTCATTGTAACATGTAGGTTAGTGTTATGTGAAAAtgagaatataatacaaattcgagaattttaaagaaacagtTATTACACttatcatttcatttaaatatgaaggTTAATAATGAAGGTATTCCGTGTCTTAGAGCATCCACTTAATGTTAATCAACGATTATTGTAATGACGTGTAAAGGGGACAAAGTTGCAAACTATTTCAACTTCTAAATTGGAATTGTCAATGTGCCATTGGTATTACGTTAGTtgttatgtaacaaaaaaaagcgtatttaaataaactaatgtttttcggATCTGCTTcacaatttcattttgttacattttatcgGGTAATTGGGTATTTGCATGATTTCTCAATCCATTAAACAGTCATGTTTtatgatgaaatttttttaatctttgatttttttcttattttattcataaacatttaaactatttaacaataaaaaaaatgtttaaatttaaacgaaaagGGTAGGTAGCTCTCTTCCGTATGTGACGTCATTGCGAATATTCCAATCTTTGTTCGCGCCAATCCTCTCACAGaatgtttttatgaatacGCCTGATCAGTTGTTGTGattgttattaaaagaaacgactgtttaaattatttcagggCAAAAACATAAACttgataactttttaatatgcaTAATATATCACGTTTTACATCAcgtgttttttatatcatattggaccacttttatttatttatttattattggacc is part of the Danaus plexippus chromosome 2, MEX_DaPlex, whole genome shotgun sequence genome and harbors:
- the LOC116779592 gene encoding mediator of RNA polymerase II transcription subunit 11; this encodes MAGPIERIQVLDEIEKDIITCLQCAAQALLELGKEKSSQKQAESNTSQFLRTLSQVESKLSDQINYLTQVSTGQPHEGSGYASQKVLQMAWHRLEHVRSWVNELERLKASHMAASSRSNSNMTSSGTSTQ
- the LOC116765222 gene encoding probable RNA methyltransferase CG11342; amino-acid sequence: MPLESELSFRGNDPGAAKYGNFINYYTFHSCKERTDNLRASMFPNVTDEIILCLDIGCNTGELTVELFSTLTKTYPKSEIKILAVDIDPTLIHRAQEMFNHNSNITFMTLDILNDGHNALQTFLCSHNKKLFDIIFCFSVTMWIHINSGDDALCAFLLLLKEKTRCIIIEPQPWKCYKNAQRRMKRSGSYFELFETLQIRDNVDKVIEEILVNGNFYKVYESPSSSWNRKIQSYHLNKS
- the LOC116779648 gene encoding large ribosomal subunit protein uL3 yields the protein MSHRKFSAPRHGSMGFYPKKRSRRHRGKVKAFPKDDASKPVHLTAFIGYKAGMTHVVREPDRPGSKINKKEIVEAVTIIETPPMVCVGVVGYIETPHGLRALLTVWAEHMSEDCRRRFYKNWYKCKKKAFTKSSKKWQDELGRKSIEKDFKKMIRYCSVIRVIAHTQMKLLKQRQKKAHIMEIQVNGGSIEDKVNWAREHLEKPIPIDSVFAQDEMIDCIGVTKGKGYKGVTSRWHTKKLPRKTHKGLRKVACIGAWHPSRVSFTVARAGQKGYHHRTEMNKKIYRIGQGIHTKDGKVIKNNASTEYDLSEKSITPMGGFPHYGEVNNDFIMIKGCCMGPKKRVITLRKSLRVHTKRAALEKINLKFIDTASKFGHGRFQTPADKAAFMGTLKKDRVREDAANAAAPAAAQS
- the LOC116765290 gene encoding FMR1-interacting protein NUFIP1 — its product is MYPESIHTNLSRPHTPWNQNGPQGQYYKGNNPGQARWQQRSTNTFQNEELKFWCETCDKGFRFANHLENHKLQHQKCNIDGCQYVAHPKVITRHIQMQHSSGLFKKISKLNNPEEIKKWREERRMKYPTKENIEKKKAEINERIKRGEKMGLRHEKGKKRSDKKDFANKRKQNVAGPKVNGKKRKCKFDVTKQHEQNKKICKEMPPTEEKRTLKPFAGIRLLYEDEQEEITEVTTNSLIEDVDEFVEKIVENKEKKSEPTICGALTSLMCQYGSSDEEEFIEHNTKLISNHNIESASTTMIENNIDSKLNGNTKLNMDKNNPNETFTNKEKVLESDNDSGPEEMSIVKNENSTVPIQTKTKSKAKNKKNNLPKPNQSRHMNSVQKKRKLPSTLLEKLLHKEIHNERNIILQCIRHIVDNNFFDNQK
- the LOC116765223 gene encoding uncharacterized protein LOC116765223, translating into MNNSAAKVGEIFTEAGAAFNKLAEMTMMLHPMTEPSSSQSKTPVKRKAQDERLGSLSTSGSNQVTLNMLNAPESEMDVEGIGSEVKLEFEAGNEDVMT